One genomic region from Amia ocellicauda isolate fAmiCal2 chromosome 4, fAmiCal2.hap1, whole genome shotgun sequence encodes:
- the nfs1 gene encoding cysteine desulfurase produces MLSRTALKNVLGVRGGFATHRWKYAEIASNAKHREKEIIQSRLLEKDELRPLYMDFQATTPMDPRVLDAMLPYQVNYYGNPHSRTHAYGWESERAMETARKQVADLIGADPREIIFTSGATESNNMSIKGTGRFYKAKKKHIITTQTEHKCVLDSCRALEAEGFEITYLPVKTNGLIDLQQLEETIRPDTSLVSVMTVNNEIGVRQPVQDIGHICHSHKVFFHTDAAQAVGKIPVNVNEWKVDLMSISGHKIYGPKGVGALYVRRRPRVRLEPLQSGGGQERGLRSGTVPTPLAVGLGAACEIAQQEIQYDHDRVSMLSNRLIQKIMSEIPDVIMNGDPHHRYPGCINLSFAYVEGESLLMALKDVALSSGSACTSASLEPSYVLRAIGTDEDLAHSSIRFGIGRFTTEDEVDYTAEKCVQQVKRLREMSPLWEMVQEGIDLKSIKWTQH; encoded by the exons ATGTTGAGCAGAACCGCGCTGAAGAATGTTTTGGGGGTCAGGGGCGGATTTGCGACTCACAGGTGGAAATACGCCGAAATTGCCAGCAATGCCAAACACCGGGAGAAGG AGATCATCCAAAGCAGGCTGTTGGAGAAAGATGAGCTCCGGCCTCTCTACATGGACTTTCAAGCCACAACCCCGATG gATCCCCGAGTTCTAGATGCTATGTTGCCCTATCAGGTGAATTACTATGGCAACCCTCATTCTAGAACACACGCCTATGGCTGGGAGAGCGAAAGGGCCATGGAGACCGCAAGAAAA CAAGTGGCAGATCTGATTGGAGCCGACCCCAGAGAGATCATCTTCACCAGCGGCGCCACCGAGTCCAACAACATGTCAATTAAG GGCACCGGCCGGTTCTACAAGGccaagaagaagcacatcatCACCACGCAGACGGAGCACAAGTGCGTGCTGGACTCCTGCCGTGCGCTGGAGGCCGAGGGCTTCGAGATCACCTACCTGCCGGTCAAAACCAACGGCCTGATTGATTTGCAG CAACTGGAGGAAACCATCAGGCCGGACACGAGCCTGGTGTCGGTCATGACTGTGAACAATGAGATCGGAGTGAGACAACCAGTCCAAGACATAG GTCACATCTGTCACTCCCACAAAGTGTTCTTCCACACCGACGCTGCTCAGGCCGTGGGGAAAATCCCGGTGAACGTCAATGAATGGAAGGTGGATCTGATGTCGATCAGCGGGCACAAGATCTACGGTCCCAAAG GTGTGGGAGCACTGTACGTGCGCCGGCGCCCCCGGGTGCGACTGGAGCCCCTGCAGAGCGGCGGTGGGCAGGAGAGGGGTCTGCGCTCCGGCACGGTGCCCACTCCTCTTGCCGTGGGCCTGGGAGCTGCCTGCGAGATCGCACAGCAGGAGATACAG tacgaCCACGATCGGGTGTCTATGCTGTCAAACCGGCTGATTCAGAAGATCATGTCCGAGATCCCAGATGTGATAATGAATGGAGACCCTCATCACAGATACCCAG gctGCATCAATCTGTCCTTCGCCTACGTGGAGGGGGAGAGTCTGCTGATGGCCCTGAAGGATGTTGCCCTTTCCTCGGGCAG CGCTTGCACGTCTGCCTCCCTGGAGCCCTCCTATGTTCTACGAGCGATCGGGACGGACGAAGACCTGGCTCACTCTTCTATAAG GTTTGGCATCGGGCGCTTCACCACAGAGGACGAGGTGGATTACACCGCAGAGAAGTGTGTCCAGCAGGtgaagagactgagagagatgaG CCCGTTGTGGGAAATGGTGCAAGAAGGCATCGACCTGAAGAGCATTAAATGGACTCAGCATTAG
- the LOC136748442 gene encoding pyruvate dehydrogenase [acetyl-transferring]-phosphatase 1, mitochondrial — translation MFAVHFLSHFATHLEKGQRGVMRRLRAGTLSHLPRLVRSVSDVGLWPPVVPSGASYQFTAAPQRRYRAKAQTSQMSISQVNHTLKANEYSYKFHEYEGRNASSVLGFDSNLLASNVPSEDRRSAATCLQTKGMLFGVFDGHAGSACAQAVSERLFYYIAVALLPLKTLIDIEEAVENERPLFPVLQWHKHPNDYVSTDSGKLYFNSLRTYWQERIDLDDGEDSRDIPTALVDAFKRLDNDISLEAQVDEGDPFSHCTPLRVAISGCTACIAHLDGVDLHVANVGDSRAVLGVQNDDGSWTALTISNDHNAQNPEELWRVRSEHPALEEKTVVKHDRLLGLLMPFRAFGDIKFKWSSELLSRVLETRPELLAGNEYAKMLPANYHTPPYLIAEPEVTHHRLRPQDKFLILATDGLWDQMHRQNVIQVIGEHLTGLHWQKPISGLSFTLGQMHSLLVERKARASSAFEDHNMATHLIRHCLGGDGFGMVDRRRLAKMLSLPPDLSRMYRDDITVTVIQLNTPVIQTHY, via the coding sequence ATGtttgctgtacattttttgAGCCACTTTGCCACCCATCTTGAAAAAGGCCAGCGGGGGGTGATGCGCAGGCTGAGAGCGGGGACTCTAAGCCATTTGCCCAGACTGGTGCGCAGTGTGAGcgatgtgggtctgtggcccccaGTGGTTCCCTCAGGCGCAAGTTACCAGTTCACAGCGGCACCGCAGAGGAGGTACAGAGCCAAGGCGCAGACCAGCCAGATGTCCATTTCCCAGGTGAACCATACGTTGAAAGCCAATGAATACAGCTACAAATTCCATGAATATGAGGGGAGGAATGCCAGCTCGGTGCTGGGGTTTGACAGCAACCTCTTGGCCTCCAATGTGCCCAGCGAGGACCGGCGCAGTGCGGCCACATGCCTGCAGACTAAGGGCATGCTGTTCGGGGTGTTCGACGGGCACGCTGGCTCTGCGTGCGCGCAGGCCGTGAGCGAGCGGCTCTTCTACTACATCGCCGTGGCACTGCTGCCGCTGAAGACGCTGATTGACATCGAGGAGGCGGTGGAGAACGAGCGGCCCCTGTTCCCTGTGCTGCAGTGGCACAAGCACCCTAATGACTATGTCAGCACTGACTCCGGCAAGCTGTACTTCAACAGCCTGCGCACCTACTGGCAGGAGCGGATCGACCTGGACGATGGCGAGGACAGCCGGGACATCCCAACTGCTCTGGTGGACGCCTTCAAGCGACTGGACAACGACATCTCCCTGGAGGCGCAGGTGGACGAAGGGGACCCCTTCTCACACTGCACACCACTGCGCGTGGCCATATCGGGGTGCACCGCTTGCATCGCACACCTGGACGGAGTCGACCTGCACGTGGCCAACGTTGGGGACAGCAGGGCCGTGCTGGGAGTGCAAAATGACGATGGCTCCTGGACTGCCCTGACCATCAGCAACGACCACAACGCGCAGAACCCAGAGGAGCTCTGGAGGGTCCGGTCGGAACACCCGGCCTTGGAGGAGAAGACTGTGGTCAAGCATGAccggctgctgggcctcctcaTGCCCTTCAGGGCATTCGGGGATATCAAGTTCAAATGGAGCAGCGAGCTCCTGAGCAGGGTGCTGGAGACCCGGCCCGAGCTGCTGGCCGGGAACGAATATGCCAAGATGCTCCCGGCCAACTACCACACCCCACCCTACCTCATCGCCGAGCCCGAGGTCACCCACCACAGGCTGCGGCCTCAGGACAAGTTCCTGATCCTGGCCACGGACGGGCTGTGGGACCAGATGCACAGGCAGAACGTCATCCAGGTCATAGGAGAGCACTTGACCGGCCTGCACTGGCAGAAGCCCATATCAGGCCTGTCCTTCACCCTGGGCCAGATGCACAGCTTGCTGGTGGAGAGAAAAGCCCGGGCTTCGTCTGCATTCGAGGACCACAACATGGCCACACACTTAATCAGACACTGTCTAGGAGGCGACGGGTTCGGCATGGTGGACCGCAGGCGGCTGGCCAAGATGCTTAGCTTACCCCCAGATCTGTCCAGGATGTACAGGGATGACATTACAGTCACTGTGATCCAGCTAAACACTCCCGTCATTCAGACACATTACTAA
- the rbm39a gene encoding RNA-binding protein 39a isoform X1 → MEKRLTSNMADDFDIEAMLEAPYKKDENKSSNANGHEERSKKKKKSRSKSRSRSRDKKRSKSKDRKKSRDTKRSRSRERKRSRSRERRRSRSRSRERSGRYRARRSPFSGAKFNGGSRGKIGPPPAIKLSRRRSRSRSPFKKDKSPVREPIDNLTPEERDARTVFCMQLAARIRPRDLEEFFSAVGKVRDVRMISDRNSRRSKGIAYIEFVEANSVPLAIGLTGQRLLGVPIIVQASQAEKNRAAAMANNLQKGNAGPMRLYVGSLHFNITEDMLRGIFEPFGRIESIQLMMDSETGRSKGYGFITFSDAECAKKALEQLNGFELAGRPMKVGHVTERTDASTASSFLDSDELERTGIDLGTTGRLQLMARLAEGTGLQIPPAAQQALQMSGSIPFGAMAAVTDLQARLTQAPEAAANPALNLNLSTALNLPTQPLATHCFQLSNMFNPQSEDDPGWDVEIQDDVIEECNKHGGVVHIYVDKNSPQGNVYVKCPTIPAAMAAVNALHGRWFAGKMITAAYVPLPTYHNLFPDSVMATQLLMPSRR, encoded by the exons ATGGAGAAAAG GTTGACCAGCAATATGGCAGACGATTTTGATATTGAGGCTATGCTCGAAGCTCCTTACAAGAAG GATGAGAACAAGTCCAGTAATGCGAATGGGCATGAGGAGCGCAGTAAGAA GAAAAAGAAGAGCAGGAGCAAAAGTCGCAGCCGGAGTCGCGACAAGAAGCGCAGCAAGAGTAAGGACCGCAAGAAAAGCCGCGACACGAAGAGAAGCCGGAGCCGCGAACGGAAACGCAGCCGCAGCAGGGAACGGCGCCGCTCCCGCTCTCGCAGCCGGGAGCGCAGTGGCCGGTACAGAGCCCGCAGGAGCCCATT TTCTGGGGCGAAATTTAACGGTGGCTCCAGAGGGAAGATTGGTCCACCACCTGCCATCAAACTaag ccGCAGACGCTCTAGAAGCAGAAGCCCTTTCAAGAAAGACAAGAGTCCAGTAAG AGAGCCCATTGATAATCTGACACCCGAGGAGAGAGATGCCCGCACTGTGTTTTGCATGCAGCTTGCAGCCAGGATTCGACCGCGTGATTTGGAGGAGTTCTTCTCTGCAGTAGGGAAG GTGAGAGATGTGAGAATGATCTCGGACAGAAACTCCAGGAGGTCGAAGGGCATTGCCTACATTGAGTTTGTGGAAGCCAACTCTGTACCTCTGGCGATTGGGTTGACCGGGCAGAGGCTTCTGGGAGTGCCAATCATTGTACAGGCTTCACAG GCTGAGAAGAACAGGGCTGCTGCGATGGCCAACAACTTGCAAAAGGGTAATGCTGGCCCAATGAGGCTGTATGTTGGGTCTTTGCACTTCAATATCACAGAAGACATGTTGCGGGGAATCTTCGAGCCTTTCGGAAGG ATTGAAAGCATTCAGCTCATGATGGACAGTGAAACTGGTCGCTCCAAAGGGTACGGCTTCATCACG TTTTCAGATGCAGAATGCGCTAAAAAAGCTCTGGAGCAGCTGAATGGCTTCGAGTTGGCCGGCAGACCTATGAAAGTTGGTCATGTGACCGAGCGCACTGATGCGTCCACGGCCAGTTCATTCCTGGACAGTGACGAGCTGGAAAGGACGGGGATTGACCTGGGAACTACTGGCCGGTTACAGCTGATGGCCAGACTTGCTGAAG GTACAGGTCTGCAGATCCCTCCGGCAGCACAGCAGGCCCTGCAGATGAGTGGCTCAATCCCGTTCGGCGCGATGGCAGCAGTGACTG ATTTACAAGCAAGGCTGACCCAAGCCCCTGAAG CTGCTGCTAATCCTGCCTTGAATCTGAACCTGAGCACGGCCTTGAATTTACCAACGCAACCACTGGCAACCCATTGCTTTCAGCTGTCCAATATGTTCAACCCTCAATC TGAAGATGATCCTGGCTGGGATGTAGAAATCCAAGATGATGTCATAGAAGAGTGCAACAAACATGGAGGAGTTGTCCACATCTACGTAGACAAAAATTCACCTCAA ggcAACGTGTATGTGAAGTGTCCAACTATCCCTGCGGCGATGGCTGCTGTGAACGCATTGCACGGAAGATGGTTTGCAG GTAAAATGATCACTGCAGCGTATGTTCCTCTCCCAACGTACCACAACCTTTTCCCGGACTCTGTAATGGCTACTCAGCTCTTGATGCCTTCCCGTCGATGA
- the rbm39a gene encoding RNA-binding protein 39a isoform X2, protein MADDFDIEAMLEAPYKKDENKSSNANGHEERSKKKKKSRSKSRSRSRDKKRSKSKDRKKSRDTKRSRSRERKRSRSRERRRSRSRSRERSGRYRARRSPFSGAKFNGGSRGKIGPPPAIKLSRRRSRSRSPFKKDKSPVREPIDNLTPEERDARTVFCMQLAARIRPRDLEEFFSAVGKVRDVRMISDRNSRRSKGIAYIEFVEANSVPLAIGLTGQRLLGVPIIVQASQAEKNRAAAMANNLQKGNAGPMRLYVGSLHFNITEDMLRGIFEPFGRIESIQLMMDSETGRSKGYGFITFSDAECAKKALEQLNGFELAGRPMKVGHVTERTDASTASSFLDSDELERTGIDLGTTGRLQLMARLAEGTGLQIPPAAQQALQMSGSIPFGAMAAVTDLQARLTQAPEAAANPALNLNLSTALNLPTQPLATHCFQLSNMFNPQSEDDPGWDVEIQDDVIEECNKHGGVVHIYVDKNSPQGNVYVKCPTIPAAMAAVNALHGRWFAGKMITAAYVPLPTYHNLFPDSVMATQLLMPSRR, encoded by the exons ATGGCAGACGATTTTGATATTGAGGCTATGCTCGAAGCTCCTTACAAGAAG GATGAGAACAAGTCCAGTAATGCGAATGGGCATGAGGAGCGCAGTAAGAA GAAAAAGAAGAGCAGGAGCAAAAGTCGCAGCCGGAGTCGCGACAAGAAGCGCAGCAAGAGTAAGGACCGCAAGAAAAGCCGCGACACGAAGAGAAGCCGGAGCCGCGAACGGAAACGCAGCCGCAGCAGGGAACGGCGCCGCTCCCGCTCTCGCAGCCGGGAGCGCAGTGGCCGGTACAGAGCCCGCAGGAGCCCATT TTCTGGGGCGAAATTTAACGGTGGCTCCAGAGGGAAGATTGGTCCACCACCTGCCATCAAACTaag ccGCAGACGCTCTAGAAGCAGAAGCCCTTTCAAGAAAGACAAGAGTCCAGTAAG AGAGCCCATTGATAATCTGACACCCGAGGAGAGAGATGCCCGCACTGTGTTTTGCATGCAGCTTGCAGCCAGGATTCGACCGCGTGATTTGGAGGAGTTCTTCTCTGCAGTAGGGAAG GTGAGAGATGTGAGAATGATCTCGGACAGAAACTCCAGGAGGTCGAAGGGCATTGCCTACATTGAGTTTGTGGAAGCCAACTCTGTACCTCTGGCGATTGGGTTGACCGGGCAGAGGCTTCTGGGAGTGCCAATCATTGTACAGGCTTCACAG GCTGAGAAGAACAGGGCTGCTGCGATGGCCAACAACTTGCAAAAGGGTAATGCTGGCCCAATGAGGCTGTATGTTGGGTCTTTGCACTTCAATATCACAGAAGACATGTTGCGGGGAATCTTCGAGCCTTTCGGAAGG ATTGAAAGCATTCAGCTCATGATGGACAGTGAAACTGGTCGCTCCAAAGGGTACGGCTTCATCACG TTTTCAGATGCAGAATGCGCTAAAAAAGCTCTGGAGCAGCTGAATGGCTTCGAGTTGGCCGGCAGACCTATGAAAGTTGGTCATGTGACCGAGCGCACTGATGCGTCCACGGCCAGTTCATTCCTGGACAGTGACGAGCTGGAAAGGACGGGGATTGACCTGGGAACTACTGGCCGGTTACAGCTGATGGCCAGACTTGCTGAAG GTACAGGTCTGCAGATCCCTCCGGCAGCACAGCAGGCCCTGCAGATGAGTGGCTCAATCCCGTTCGGCGCGATGGCAGCAGTGACTG ATTTACAAGCAAGGCTGACCCAAGCCCCTGAAG CTGCTGCTAATCCTGCCTTGAATCTGAACCTGAGCACGGCCTTGAATTTACCAACGCAACCACTGGCAACCCATTGCTTTCAGCTGTCCAATATGTTCAACCCTCAATC TGAAGATGATCCTGGCTGGGATGTAGAAATCCAAGATGATGTCATAGAAGAGTGCAACAAACATGGAGGAGTTGTCCACATCTACGTAGACAAAAATTCACCTCAA ggcAACGTGTATGTGAAGTGTCCAACTATCCCTGCGGCGATGGCTGCTGTGAACGCATTGCACGGAAGATGGTTTGCAG GTAAAATGATCACTGCAGCGTATGTTCCTCTCCCAACGTACCACAACCTTTTCCCGGACTCTGTAATGGCTACTCAGCTCTTGATGCCTTCCCGTCGATGA